In Oryzias melastigma strain HK-1 linkage group LG10, ASM292280v2, whole genome shotgun sequence, a single window of DNA contains:
- the trim105 gene encoding tripartite motif containing 105 isoform X1, giving the protein MAAAAAPSSSKSSLREDLTCAICCDLFREPVMLPCMHHFCKPCISRYWRGTQGPVSCPQCRKEFLNKQFQTNFLVAAMVEKIRATTSDSYTKSLEKKLREMMDSHRQRKENFTLGVRKDKDLINAINRVSTDIKTRIKGEFRALHQILEEEETSMLEQVTREQEEQLESAQRHLEATESAIRDLEENMQVLQQFSSAMDDIEPGEQLHQLRPFSHVDVAHHFDIDAFSNRYLAPLQYMTWRRMFKSLRPGLSPLTFDVDTAHPSIHVSRDKTAAVECDYMTQHAAHSKRFLQCVNILAEQSFHSGRHYWEVEVGSSAKWDLGVASEAVDRRARIKLSPENGYWTLRLRNGNEYWAGTQPWTRLQVGSSPQRLGVYLDCDERKVSFYDADDMSLIYTFNNGPRGKMFPFFSPCISDRRHGLQPIKLPHHPAVSLHG; this is encoded by the exons ATGGCTGCCGCTGCTGCTCCATCCTCCTCCAAAAGCAGCCTGAGGGAGGACCTGACATGTGCCATCTGCTGTGATCTGTTCCGGGAGCCCGTCATGCTCCCCTGCATGCACCATTTCTGCAAACCTTGCATCTCCAGGTACTGGAGGGGGACTCAGGGACCTGTCAGCTGCCCGCAGTGTCGCAAGGAATTCCTCAACAAACAGTTTCAGACCAACTTCCTGGTGGCAGCCATGGTGGAGAAGATCCGTGCCACTACCTCAGACTCATACACCAAGAGCCTTGAG aaaaaacTCAGGGAGATGATGGACAGCCACCGCCAAAGAAAAGAGAATTTCACCCTTGGTGTCCGCAAAGACAAAGACCTCATCAATGCCATAAAC AGAGTTTCGACAGACATTAAAACACGCATTAAAGGGGAATTCAGAGCCctccaccagatcctggaggaggaggaaaccTCTATGCTGGAGCAGGTCACGAGAGAacaggaggagcagctggagagcGCACAGCGCCACCTGGAGGCTACGGAGTCGGCCATACGAGATCTGGAGGAAAACATGCAAGTTCTGCAGCAGTTTAGCTCTGCAATGGATGACATTGAACCAGGCGAG CAGCTGCATCAGTTGAG ACCCTTTTCCCATGTGGACGTGGCCCATCACTTTGATATTGATGCGTTCAGCAACAGATACTTGGCTCCGCTGCAGTACATGACATGGAGACGGATGTTCAAGTCTCTGAGGCCAG gTTTGTCCCCTTTGACGTTTGATGTGGACACGGCACACCCGAGTATTCACGTCTCCAGAGACAAAACGGCAGCGGTCGAGTGCGACTACATGACCCAGCACGCCGCTCACAGCAAGCGGTTCCTGCAGTGCGTCAACATTCTGGCTGAGCAGAGCTTCCACTCCGGCCGGCACTACTGGGAAGTAGAAGTGGGCTCCAGCGCTAAGTGGGACCTGGGCGTGGCGTCGGAGGCGGTGGACCGGCGCGCCCGGATCAAGCTGAGCCCCGAGAACGGCTACTGGACCCTGCGGCTGCGCAACGGAAACGAGTACTGGGCCGGAACGCAGCCGTGGACGAGGCTGCAGGTCGGCTCTTCGCCGCAGAGGCTCGGCGTTTACCTGGACTGCGACGAGAGGAAGGTGTCCTTCTACGACGCCGACGACATGAGCCTGATCTACACCTTCAACAACGGGCCGAGAGGCAAAATGTTCCCCTTCTTCAGCCCGTGCATCAGCGACAGGAGACACGGGCTGCAGCCGATAAAGCTGCCGCATCACCCCGCTGTGTCCCTGCACGGCTAG
- the npy7r gene encoding neuropeptide Y receptor Y7 has protein sequence MSPPDTSNSSGEGAAGEGDFQLNDSMGLHQPGFHTDITKHLGVQITLITAYSLIILLGLLGNSLVIYMIIRYRNMRTVTNFFIANLALADLLVNTLCLPFTLVYTLLDEWKFGAVLCHMVPFAQALSVHVSILTLTVIALERYRCIVFHLGRRLTWHSSLLIMAFTWTVSAILSAPLAIFREYRHEEIPSINLRIAVCSEKWPHGTSRDGVIYSLFMLLLQYIIPLTVISYAYICIWVKLKNHISPSSRNDNINRRKKTTKMLALVVVVFAICWLPFHVFQLASDLDLVLRFEEYKLIYTVFHVVAMCSTFANPLLYGWMNKNYRNGFLMVFRCEDKPESFHPEGSFRTRSVRGPALNSRNGGPPPTAV, from the coding sequence ATGAGTCCACCAGACACGTCCAACAGCTCCGGAGAGGGAGCGGCCGGTGAAGGCGATTTTCAGCTGAACGATAGCATGGGTTTACACCAACCTGGTTTCCACACCGACATCACCAAACATCTAGGAGTTCAGATCACTCTGATCACGGCTTACTCCTTGATCATCCTCCTGGGACTTCTGGGTAATTCGCTTGTCATTTACATGATCATTCGCTACAGGAACATGCGCACCGTTACCAACTTCTTCATAGCCAATCTTGCCCTGGCAGACCTTCTGGTGAACACTCTCTGCCTGCCCTTCACTCTGGTGTACACTCTGCTGGACGAGTGGAAGTTCGGGGCGGTGCTGTGCCACATGGTGCCCTTTGCTCAGGCCCTGAGTGTGCACGTGTCCATCCTGACCCTCACCGTCATCGCTCTGGAGCGTTACCGCTGCATCGTCTTCCACCTGGGCCGCCGTCTAACCTGGCACTCCAGCCTCCTCATCATGGCCTTTACCTGGACCGTGTCTGCCATTCTGTCCGCACCGCTTGCCATCTTTAGAGAGTACCGCCACGAGGAGATCCCCTCCATCAACCTGCGCATCGCCGTCTGCTCTGAGAAGTGGCCCCATGGGACCAGCAGGGATGGCGTCATCTACAGCCTCTTCATGCTCCTTCTGCAGTACATCATCCCTTTAACTGTCATCAGCTACGCTTACATCTGCATCTGGGTCAAACTGAAGAACCACATCAGTCCATCCAGCCGCAATGACAACATCAACCGGCGCAAAAAGACCACAAAGATGTTGGCGCTGGTCGTGGTGGTCTTTGCCATCTGCTGGCTGCCTTTTCACGTGTTCCAGCTGGCCAGCGATCTGGACCTGGTGCTCCGGTTCGAGGAGTATAAACTCATTTACACCGTGTTCCACGTCGTGGCCATGTGCTCGACTTTTGCCAACCCGCTCCTGTACGGGTGGATGAACAAAAACTACAGGAACGGATTCCTCATGGTGTTCCGTTGCGAGGACAAACCGGAATCCTTCCATCCAGAGGGGTCGTTCAGGACGCGCTCCGTGAGAGGGCCGGCTTTAAACAGTCGTAACGGAGGGCCCCCTCCCACCGCTGTATGA
- the prelid1a gene encoding PRELI domain containing 1a, with amino-acid sequence MVKYFYCSGLLKSTWDQVCTAFWQRYPNPYSHHVLTEDIIFREVTPSNCLISRRLLTKTSRSPRWMERYLPKHMASSAYIIEDSIVDPQKRTMTTLTWNISHARLMSVEERCFYKVDPENGSWTEITREAWISSNVFGLSRAIQEFGLARFKTSVTKTMKGFEYVLAKMQGETPSRSLAETATERARETALAAKEKAKDLASHAQKKQFV; translated from the exons ATGGTGAAATACTTTTACTGCTCGGGTCTGTTAAAGAGCACTTGGGACCAAGTCTGCACTGCTTTCTGGCAAAGGTATCCCAACCCTTACAG TCATCATGTCTTGACAGAGGACATCATTTTCCGAGAAGTGACCCCAAGCAACTGCCTCATTTCCAGACGATTGTTGACCAAAACCAGCCGCTCTCCTCGCTGGATGGAACGCTACCTTCCAAAGCACATGGCCAGCTCAGCGTACATCATTGAGGACTCCATTGTGGACCCACAGAAAAGGACCATGACCACGCTGACGTGGAACATCAGCCACGCTCGGCTCATG TCTGTAGAAGAGCGCTGCTTCTATAAAGTTGACCCCGAGAACGGCAGCTGGACAGAGATTACACGGGAAGCCTGGATCTCATCCAACGTCTTTGGGCTTTCTAGAGCTATTCAG GAATTTGGGCTGGCAAGATTTAAGACGAGCGTCACGAAGACCATGAAAGGCTTTGAATATGTGCTGGCCAAAATGCAAG GGGAAACTCCGTCGAGATCATTAGCGGAAACGGCGACGGAGCGTGCGAGGGAGACGGCACTGGCAGCTAAAGAGAAAGCCAAGGACTTGGCCTCACATGCACAGAAGAAGCAATTCGTTTGA
- the trim105 gene encoding tripartite motif containing 105 isoform X2 — protein sequence MAAAAAPSSSKSSLREDLTCAICCDLFREPVMLPCMHHFCKPCISRYWRGTQGPVSCPQCRKEFLNKQFQTNFLVAAMVEKIRATTSDSYTKSLEKKLREMMDSHRQRKENFTLGVRKDKDLINAINRVSTDIKTRIKGEFRALHQILEEEETSMLEQVTREQEEQLESAQRHLEATESAIRDLEENMQVLQQFSSAMDDIEPGELHQLRPFSHVDVAHHFDIDAFSNRYLAPLQYMTWRRMFKSLRPGLSPLTFDVDTAHPSIHVSRDKTAAVECDYMTQHAAHSKRFLQCVNILAEQSFHSGRHYWEVEVGSSAKWDLGVASEAVDRRARIKLSPENGYWTLRLRNGNEYWAGTQPWTRLQVGSSPQRLGVYLDCDERKVSFYDADDMSLIYTFNNGPRGKMFPFFSPCISDRRHGLQPIKLPHHPAVSLHG from the exons ATGGCTGCCGCTGCTGCTCCATCCTCCTCCAAAAGCAGCCTGAGGGAGGACCTGACATGTGCCATCTGCTGTGATCTGTTCCGGGAGCCCGTCATGCTCCCCTGCATGCACCATTTCTGCAAACCTTGCATCTCCAGGTACTGGAGGGGGACTCAGGGACCTGTCAGCTGCCCGCAGTGTCGCAAGGAATTCCTCAACAAACAGTTTCAGACCAACTTCCTGGTGGCAGCCATGGTGGAGAAGATCCGTGCCACTACCTCAGACTCATACACCAAGAGCCTTGAG aaaaaacTCAGGGAGATGATGGACAGCCACCGCCAAAGAAAAGAGAATTTCACCCTTGGTGTCCGCAAAGACAAAGACCTCATCAATGCCATAAAC AGAGTTTCGACAGACATTAAAACACGCATTAAAGGGGAATTCAGAGCCctccaccagatcctggaggaggaggaaaccTCTATGCTGGAGCAGGTCACGAGAGAacaggaggagcagctggagagcGCACAGCGCCACCTGGAGGCTACGGAGTCGGCCATACGAGATCTGGAGGAAAACATGCAAGTTCTGCAGCAGTTTAGCTCTGCAATGGATGACATTGAACCAGGCGAG CTGCATCAGTTGAG ACCCTTTTCCCATGTGGACGTGGCCCATCACTTTGATATTGATGCGTTCAGCAACAGATACTTGGCTCCGCTGCAGTACATGACATGGAGACGGATGTTCAAGTCTCTGAGGCCAG gTTTGTCCCCTTTGACGTTTGATGTGGACACGGCACACCCGAGTATTCACGTCTCCAGAGACAAAACGGCAGCGGTCGAGTGCGACTACATGACCCAGCACGCCGCTCACAGCAAGCGGTTCCTGCAGTGCGTCAACATTCTGGCTGAGCAGAGCTTCCACTCCGGCCGGCACTACTGGGAAGTAGAAGTGGGCTCCAGCGCTAAGTGGGACCTGGGCGTGGCGTCGGAGGCGGTGGACCGGCGCGCCCGGATCAAGCTGAGCCCCGAGAACGGCTACTGGACCCTGCGGCTGCGCAACGGAAACGAGTACTGGGCCGGAACGCAGCCGTGGACGAGGCTGCAGGTCGGCTCTTCGCCGCAGAGGCTCGGCGTTTACCTGGACTGCGACGAGAGGAAGGTGTCCTTCTACGACGCCGACGACATGAGCCTGATCTACACCTTCAACAACGGGCCGAGAGGCAAAATGTTCCCCTTCTTCAGCCCGTGCATCAGCGACAGGAGACACGGGCTGCAGCCGATAAAGCTGCCGCATCACCCCGCTGTGTCCCTGCACGGCTAG